A portion of the Natronococcus sp. AD-5 genome contains these proteins:
- a CDS encoding tyrosine-type recombinase/integrase: MSKRDRITDLRDRIRDGGAAHYYDGEQYTGDSISDEDVDSLLLFSDQLDLHDYSDNRHEKLLRHVVRAAEKVGGLSDALEEREAAEDIVRWINRTYDKPRTKCDYRLAIRAFGKHALRLGPKGDPPESIEWMSANTPRNYNPQPSRADMLHWQEDVLPLINDGTTNARNKALFAVQFEGGFRPHCELYELRVGDVKKTAYGTEIEVDGKTGERSVTMILAVPYLNRWLGDHHPYPDDDSYLWVKHNGERMSYTTFMRYFKRAADRIGLDKPVTPKNFRKSNATWLAKLGKNESFIEDRQGRKRGSDAISHYVAMYGDDRAKEYAELHGQDVETEDPADYTPVRCLNCTQKTPRDKAVCMWCNHALSHDAAEDLEQTEETVKQLALQAVADDPSVMEEIQDRQTIVNLLLEDEEFYRQALSMAAEIESAPDVRADGG; this comes from the coding sequence CCCACTACTACGACGGCGAGCAGTACACCGGCGACTCGATCTCCGATGAGGACGTCGACTCGCTCCTCCTCTTCTCGGACCAGCTCGACCTTCACGACTACTCCGACAACCGTCACGAGAAGTTGCTCCGGCATGTTGTTCGAGCAGCCGAAAAGGTCGGTGGCCTGTCCGACGCCCTCGAGGAGCGCGAGGCCGCCGAGGATATCGTCCGCTGGATCAATCGCACCTACGACAAGCCCCGGACGAAGTGTGACTACCGCCTCGCCATCCGAGCGTTCGGAAAGCACGCACTCCGACTCGGTCCGAAGGGGGATCCCCCCGAGTCGATCGAGTGGATGTCCGCAAACACACCGCGGAACTATAACCCGCAGCCTTCGCGAGCGGACATGCTCCACTGGCAGGAAGACGTCCTCCCGCTCATCAACGATGGGACGACGAACGCTCGAAACAAGGCGCTCTTCGCCGTCCAGTTCGAAGGAGGGTTCCGGCCCCATTGCGAGCTCTACGAGCTCCGCGTCGGCGATGTCAAGAAGACCGCGTACGGAACCGAGATCGAGGTCGACGGGAAGACCGGTGAGCGGTCGGTCACCATGATTCTCGCGGTCCCCTACCTGAACCGCTGGCTCGGCGACCATCACCCGTACCCGGACGACGACTCCTACCTCTGGGTGAAGCACAACGGCGAGCGGATGTCTTACACGACGTTCATGCGGTATTTCAAACGAGCCGCCGACCGGATCGGACTCGACAAACCGGTGACCCCGAAGAACTTCCGGAAGTCGAACGCGACCTGGCTGGCGAAGCTCGGGAAGAACGAGAGCTTCATCGAGGACCGTCAGGGGCGAAAGCGCGGGAGCGACGCGATTTCCCACTACGTCGCGATGTACGGCGACGACCGAGCGAAGGAGTACGCCGAGCTCCACGGTCAGGATGTCGAGACGGAGGACCCCGCCGACTACACCCCTGTACGGTGCCTGAACTGCACCCAGAAGACGCCCCGCGACAAGGCGGTCTGCATGTGGTGCAATCATGCCCTTTCCCACGACGCCGCCGAGGACCTCGAACAAACGGAGGAGACCGTCAAGCAGCTTGCACTCCAGGCGGTCGCCGACGACCCATCGGTTATGGAGGAGATCCAGGACCGCCAGACCATCGTGAATCTGCTGCTCGAGGACGAGGAATTCTACCGGCAGGCGCTCTCGATGGCCGCCGAGATCGAGAGTGCCCCCGACGTCCGAGCCGACGGCGGGTGA